Below is a window of Myroides profundi DNA.
GTTCTTTCCCTCTCGGACATGGACCTTAGCACCCATGCCCTCACTGATGATTATCATTACTTAGCATTCGGAGTTTGTCAGGAATTGGTAGGCGGTGAAGCCCCCGCATCCAATCAGTAGCTCTACCTCTAAGTAACTATCGATCATCGCTGCACCTAAATGCATTTCGGGGAGTACGAGCTATTTCCGAGTTTGATTGGCCTTTCACCCCTACCCACAGGTCATCCGAAAACTTTTCAGCGTTAAACGGTTCGGTCCTCCATTTAGTGTTACCTAAACTTCAACCTGCCCATGGGTAGATCACACGGTTTCGCGTCTACCACTACTGACTAAAGCGCCCTATTAAGACTCGCTTTCGCTACGGATCCATGACTTAATCACTTATCCTTGCCAGCAACGGTAACTCGTAGGCTCATTATGCAAAAGGCACGCCGTCACCCCACAAAGAAGCTCCGACCGCTTGTAGGCGTATGGTTTCAGGATCTGTTTCACTCCGTTATTCACGGTTCTTTTCACCTTTCCCTCACGGTACTGGTTCACTATCGGTCTCTCAGGAGTATTTAGCCTTAGCGGATGGTCCCGCCAGTTTCAATCAAGGTTTCACGTGCCCCGACCTACTCAGGATACCACTATTCTTATCTTCTCTTACCAATACGGGACTATCACCCTCTTCGGTTTACCTTTCCAGGTAATTCTCATTAAATCCGCAAGAAATGTCGTGGTCCTACAACCCCAAAATTGCCGTAACAACTTTGGTTTGGGCTATTCCGCGTTCGCTCGCCACTACTTACGGAATCACTTTTGTTTTCTTCTCCTCCGCCTACTTAGATGTTTCAGTTCAGCGGGTTCGCCTCCTATTAGGATACTATATCTTCAATATAGTGGGTTGCCCCATTCGGATATCTACGGATCAACTCGTGTGTGCCAATCCCCGTAGCTTTTCGCAGCTTATCACGTCCTTCTTCGCCTCTGAGAGCCTAGGCATTCCCCATACGCCCTTATTTTGCTTATGTGCTTACAATTCTTTCGAATCGTACTTTCTATATATTTCTATATCTTTTTATTCTTTCTAACTGTTTTGTTAGTTAAGTTTTATCAATATGTCAATGAACTTATGGACTTTTGTCCTTGTGGAGAATATCGGAGTCGAACCGATGACCTCCTGCGTGCAAGGCAGGCGCTCTAGCCAGCTGAGCTAATCCCCCATAAGTTAGATAGTGTGTTATCTGTGCCTTGTGGGTTGTGGATAACGCAACCTCTAAAATATTCCTTTTTGAACTAGTAAACTAGTAGTCCCGGGCAGACTCGAACTGCCGACCCCTACATTATCAGTGTAGTACTCTAACCAGCTGAGCTACTAGACTCTGTATTACTTAATTCTTTTATTCTTTTTTTTGGTATTAACAGCGAGAGTAAAGTATCATACTTATTAATTATTCTCTAGAAAGGAGGTGTTCCAGCCGCACCTTCCGGTACGGCTACCTTGTTACGACTTAGCCCTAGTTACTAGTTTTACCCTAGGCAGCTCCTTGCGGTCACCGACTTCAGGTACCCCCAGCTTCCATGGCTTGACGGGCGGTGTGTACAAGGCCCGGGAACGTATTCACCGGATCATGGCTGATATCCGATTACTAGCGATTCCAGCTTCATAGAGTCGAGTTGCAGACTCCAATCCGAACTGAGACAAGCTTTGGAGATTCGCATCCTGTTGCCAGGTAGCTGCTTTCTGTACTTGCCATTGTAGCACGTGTGTAGCCCAGGACGTAAGGGCCGTGATGATTTGACGTCATCCCCACCTTCCTCACGGTTTGCACCGGCAGTCTTGCTAGAGTCCCCGCCTTAACGCGCTGGTAACTAACAATAGGGGTTGCGCTCGTTATAGGACTTAACCTGACACCTCACGGCACGAGCTGACGACAACCATGCAGCACCTTGTAAATTGTCCGAAGAAAAATCTGTTTCCAAATCTGTCAATCTACATTTAAGCCCTGGTAAGGTTCCTCGCGTATCATCGAATTAAACCACATGCTCCACCGCTTGTGCGGGCCCCCGTCAATTCCTTTGAGTTTCATTCTTGCGAACGTACTCCCCAGGTGGGATACTTATCACTTTCGCTTAGCCACTCAGTCCGAAAACCGAACAGCTAGTATCCATCGTTTACGGCGTGGACTACCAGGGTATCTAATCCTGTTCGCTCCCCACGCTTTCGTTCATCAGCGTCAATAAATACGTAGTAACCTGCCTTCGCAATTGGTATTCCATGTAATATCTAAGCATTTCACCGCTACACTACATATTCTAGTTACTTCCATATTATTCAAGCTCTGCAGTATCAATGGCCGTGTCCTAGTTAAGCTAGGAAATTTCACCACTGACTTACAAAGCCGCCTACGAACCCTTTAAACCCAATAATTCCGGATAACGCTCGGATCCTCCGTATTACCGCGGCTGCTGGCACGGAGTTAGCCGATCCTTATTCTTACAGTACCGTCAAGTCTCTACACGTAGAGAGGTTTCTTCCTGTACAAAAGCAGTTTACAATCCATAGGACCGTCATCCTGCACGCGGCATGGCTGGTTCAGAGTTGCCTCCATTGACCAATATTCCTCACTGCTGCCTCCCGTAGGAGTCTGGTCCGTGTCTCAGTACCAGTGTGGGGGATCTCCCTCTCAGGACCCCTAATCATCGTCGCCTTGGTATGCCGTTACCACACCAACTAGCTAATGATACGCATGCCCATCTTATACCGATAAATCTTTATTATCAATACGATGCCATATCGATAAACCATGGAGCATTAATCCGAATTTCTTCGGGCTATTCCCCTGTATAAGGTAGGTTGCATACGCGTTACTCACCCGTGCGCCGGTCTCAAAAAAGCAAGCTCTTTCTACCCCTCGACTTGCATGTGTTAGGCCTGCCGCTAGCGTTCATCCTGAGCCAGGATCAAACTCTTCATCGTATATTTTTAATTTCGTAAATTAAAAAAGTATAATCCCAAATCTTGCGATTTGCCTTACTCTCTTATTTGTATGCTGTCAATCCAATATGTTTATGAACATGTCTTCTTATTTCTAAACCTCACTTGTTTTTCAAAGCGAGTGCAAAAGTAAAAACTTATTTCGAATTAGCAAAACTTTTTTAAAAAATATTTTTCTTTATTTTTTCACTAAACTCCCGTTTTTACTGAAGCGGACTGCAAAGATACTACCTTATTTTTTACTTATCCAAATTTATTTTTATAAATTTTTTAAAGCTTATTTTTCAGTCGCTCTTGCTTCACTTTTTGTTTATGATCGTCTGCCTCTAGAGTCGTTATCACTTCTCTAATGCGGATGCAAAAGTAGTATCTTTTCCATTACTTCCAAACTTATCTTTGCCTTTTTTTTAAGGTTTTTGAAAAGTATTTCATAACTCTCTATTATATCACCTTTTACGAGTGAAAGTTTTTTTGTCTTTTTTAAAAGATTATAGCCTTATACAATCTCTATACTATATATACGTAAGGTTGGATGGCGGAATGTATTTAATATTGTACTCTATTGTATATATGTAATAATTGAGAATATGCCTTCATATAGCCTTTCTGTCTATGTATAGATGTTACTTTATCCTATATAAAGGTGTTTTATCTTCCTTTTTATAGTCTCTATACTTATATAGGTATGTATTTTTAGAAGAAAAGCCCCTTATAAAGTACCTATATCCTTGTTTTGAAGAAAAACAGGCACACTTTTTTTATTCTCATATTGAGCAAAAAACAACACAAATAACTGTTTATCAATAAGTAAAGCATATTATCTATACTCTCTTTATAAAAACACAACACTTCCCAATCCCAGTAATAACAAGCCTTTATGCCTACTTCTTCAACACCGCTTCAACATTTCTCCAAGATTACTCTACCTGAGCACCTCTTTCTTGAAACAATATTGAAGAGGTCTTGTCGCACTCTTGAAGAGGGTTAACTTATAGTGGCAATAAAAAAGCCCTAGACTATATAGTCTAGGGCTGTATATGAATATAAAACTATTCTAAAATATTATCTAATCGTAATCGTGCAGTTAGACAGATCTTCTATTATTGCTAAAGATTCTACTCTTACTCCTTGCTCTTCTATTAACTTACGTCCATCTTGAAATGCTTTTTCTATAATGAATCCCATTCCTACTAAATTAGCACCAGACTGTTTTATTAAATCTAGTACTCCTAAAGCGGCATTACCATACGCTAAAAAGTCATCTACAAATAAAACATTGTCTGTAGGCTGAAGAAAATCATTACTTATAACTACATCATACGTTCTATCCTTAGTAAAAGAGTGTATCTGTGTATGTAACATATTCTCCATTGTGCTAGGTTTTTTCTTCTTAGCGAATACCACAGGAAGATTTAATAAATATCCTGTCATAATAGCTGGAGCAATCCCACTAGCCTCAATAGTCATAATTTTATTCACATTAGTTCCTGCAAATCTTCTTACGAATTCTACTCCAATAGATTTCATTAGTACAGGATCCATCTGATGGTTGATAAAACTGTCTACTTTTAAAATTCCTCCTTCAAAACATCTTCCATCTTGCAAAATTCTCTCTCTTAATAATTCCATATATGTTGTGTTGTATAATTATAAAATGAAAAGGACGACTAAACTTCCTTTGAAAATTGCAAGCGAATTTACGCATAATCCTTTTATCCCTATCCTAGTTCCTTTAAATTCTTTACTCAAGCAAGAAAAAACAGCCTCTATTCTTATATTAATTTATACCATCCTCTTAAAACTACGTCTTAACACAAAAATCACTACAATAAAAATAGCCCAATCAATCAAAGCACTTGCCCAATAAATACCATTAATCCCAAAAATACGGGGCACAACTAACATAATAGGAACATACAACACTAGCTGTCTAAAAAGCGCAACCAAACTAGCTGGCCTCGCATTCTCTACAGATGGAAACCAAACCATCCCCATGAATATAGCTGGCAACACTAACAAAACACTCATATAGACACGAAAATTCATCAATTGATCTATTGAAAATAGTTGGTTTGGTATCATTAAGGATAAGACATCCTGAGGGAAAAACATTACTAAACACCAGAAGGGTAATAATAGTCCTACTCCAGTCCAAGTAAATAACACATACGATCGCTTAGTACGAACATAATTCTGGACACCATAATTCATCCCTGCTACTGGCTGAAGTGCACGCATCAATCCGAACATAGGTGTACACAATAATAAATAAAAACGATTAACAGCAGTAAAGAAGGTAATGTCACTATCTGTACCATACTTAGACAAGGCATTAAAAATGACTATATTCTGAATGACAACCATAACCATCATAATCATGGCAGGCATTCCTAGCTTAATAATAAGTCTAGTAATCTGCTTATCATTAAAAAATGACCAAACATTAGTCTTAAAAGATGATTTAGAAAAATGATAATACCCTACACCTAGAATAGTATAAATAATCATCGATACATTAGTAGCCCAAGCAGCACCTACTACCCCACCTCCTAATGTAGAAATAAAAATAGGCTTAAGTACTATATCGATTATTAACCCTATCGCTATCATTAGAGCCGCAGTCTTCATCTTTCCTTCTGCGCGAATCATCATATTCAATGCTAAACCATGTACCCAAAAGAAAGTACCTAATAGAATAACCTTATAATACTGAGAAGCTAAAATAGCTATCTCTCCTCTGCCTCCCATTAAATAGATTAGTTCATCAGCAAAAATATAGGCAGGAAGCATAAAAGCCACGGAGAATAAAATACTAAGAAAATTAACTGAACCTAAACATCTAGCCAGATTACTCTGATCATCTGCTCCTATCCAAATACTAATAGCGGCACCTGCACCCGTGCCTATAAGGCTACCGATAGCTTGTCCAATCTGTGCTAAAGGAAAAGCTATCCCAACAGCTGCCAATGCTGTATCATTAATCAGGTGCCCAACAAAGACACCGTCTAAAAAGTTATTTAACCCAAATAAGACCATCGCTATAATAGCTGGCCAAGACATCTGCCACATCACATTAGGCAAATTGCCTTTTAAAATCAATTGTTTCTGTTTATCCATATTTATAAGCGAATGATTTAATAATTCTCACTGATAAACATTAGAAACAAGGATAAGAAGCTCTCTCTCTTTACAACTTAGTCGCTTTTAGAATAACAAATGGACGCACAACAGCTTGTCCCAGCTTATTAGTTGTATTCTCCATATACTGCCATTGTTCTATATTATAGAAACCGATATTAGTCAATAAACGAATAAGCCACTCTGTCTTATGAAAATGGAAGACTTCTTCTGTAGCGAAAGCTTGTTTTAAAGCAAAGTCCTTCTGAATATACGATAAAGTTAATTGGCCTTCTGAACGTAAAATACGATATATCTCTTGAAAATACTTATTTGGCTCTTCCCAAAAATAAATAGTGTTGATCGAAAAGAAACCGTCAAAAGATTTGTCTTCAAAATCCATTCTTCCTGTATCATTCCCTAAAGACAATTTGACTTTACTTTCTTTTATTAGCTCTTTATTGAATTCGGTTGCTTCACTTAACATGACATCAGATAACTCAATCCGTTCATAACTCAAACTTTTTTCTTTAGAAAACAAATATGGCAAATGGCGACCATTACCAAATCCTAATTCTAGAATATGCATCCCTGCTTTAATGTTTAAGCGGTCAATAGTTTTATAAATCATATTGCTATTGGATGCATACATCCTATTTCCAACCCTAACTCCATCATCTCCACTAGGACATCTAAGCTGTTTTGCTAATTCAATATTATCCATTGGCTCCATATACTATAAATTTTGACCAAATATAGTTATTTAGAATTAATCTTAATAATTATATTTGTGCAAATTTCCTTCATGTAACTAAAATAGTTGTTACCTTAAAAGGAATAAACTTTACGCAAAACGGATTATTATGGAAATGATCATTAAGGACATCAATACAAAAGAGATCTTACTAGAGAAAAGATATCAAACTTTATACTCAGAAACAGCTAATCTAGATAAATGTAAGACCATACGTATCCAAAATGATATAGTAGAAAATAAAGTAACGGAGTACTATAATCAGAATTCTATTCTAATCTTCGGGATGATGAATATAAAAAAGGATATCTCTATAGAGATGTATACAGATGAACCATTCTATGAAATGCACTTTTGTCTAAATGGTAGATCAGCTTTTAATTCGACTTACAACAATGTAAAGTTTAATAAAAATCAACACAACCTATATCTACAAAAAGAACTACAAGGTACTTTTAAACAAAATGAAAACAGCAATGAATATCTGGAAGTACTATTCCCTCAAGAGCATGTGGACTCCTTAGTTAATCAATATGAAGGTCTGATCCCTTCTATCAATAAAACAAATAACCAATTGTTTCAAAATAATGCTGTAGTAAACACAGAGATAAAAACAGTTCTTACCGAAATCTATAATACAAATAGAACTGGTGTCATGAAACAATTATACTTAGATGTAAAGAGTAAAGAATTACTCTTATTACAATTCGAGCAATATATACGCTTAAAGTCCAATAAAGGTTTGACAAAAATATCTCTATCTGATAAACAAAAACTGGCAGAAGCTAAAGAACACATAGAACAAAACTATCAAGACCCTCTGAGTTTATCAGAACTTGCACTAGAAGTGGGATTAAATGATTATAAACTAAAGAAAGGCTTCAAAGAGGTCTACAATACTACAGTATTCGGATATGTGTATCAATTAAGAATGGAATACGCTCATAAATTATTGCGCAACACAACTATACCTATCAAAGAAATAGCTCACTACTGTGGATATGAGCATGTACAACACTTCACTTCGGCCTTTAAACGTATGTATCAAACTACGCCAGCTAAATACAGAGAGGCTTAGAATTTCTTCTTTAAGGGGCTTATCAAATTTCTTTTGAAAGCTCTGATTTCCTTTTTAGGATATGGTAGTTTAGTGATATCAACATCTCCTACCCCTTGAACTCTAACCATAATCTCAAGAAGAGTAATTTTGGCTCTAGTGTTATCTTGTGTGATGACAAACTTAACTAAATTAGACTGATAATAAACACTATCTCTCTTCTCCTCTTC
It encodes the following:
- the xpt gene encoding xanthine phosphoribosyltransferase, producing MELLRERILQDGRCFEGGILKVDSFINHQMDPVLMKSIGVEFVRRFAGTNVNKIMTIEASGIAPAIMTGYLLNLPVVFAKKKKPSTMENMLHTQIHSFTKDRTYDVVISNDFLQPTDNVLFVDDFLAYGNAALGVLDLIKQSGANLVGMGFIIEKAFQDGRKLIEEQGVRVESLAIIEDLSNCTITIR
- a CDS encoding MATE family efflux transporter, with the translated sequence MDKQKQLILKGNLPNVMWQMSWPAIIAMVLFGLNNFLDGVFVGHLINDTALAAVGIAFPLAQIGQAIGSLIGTGAGAAISIWIGADDQSNLARCLGSVNFLSILFSVAFMLPAYIFADELIYLMGGRGEIAILASQYYKVILLGTFFWVHGLALNMMIRAEGKMKTAALMIAIGLIIDIVLKPIFISTLGGGVVGAAWATNVSMIIYTILGVGYYHFSKSSFKTNVWSFFNDKQITRLIIKLGMPAMIMMVMVVIQNIVIFNALSKYGTDSDITFFTAVNRFYLLLCTPMFGLMRALQPVAGMNYGVQNYVRTKRSYVLFTWTGVGLLLPFWCLVMFFPQDVLSLMIPNQLFSIDQLMNFRVYMSVLLVLPAIFMGMVWFPSVENARPASLVALFRQLVLYVPIMLVVPRIFGINGIYWASALIDWAIFIVVIFVLRRSFKRMV
- a CDS encoding class I SAM-dependent methyltransferase, whose protein sequence is MEPMDNIELAKQLRCPSGDDGVRVGNRMYASNSNMIYKTIDRLNIKAGMHILELGFGNGRHLPYLFSKEKSLSYERIELSDVMLSEATEFNKELIKESKVKLSLGNDTGRMDFEDKSFDGFFSINTIYFWEEPNKYFQEIYRILRSEGQLTLSYIQKDFALKQAFATEEVFHFHKTEWLIRLLTNIGFYNIEQWQYMENTTNKLGQAVVRPFVILKATKL
- a CDS encoding helix-turn-helix transcriptional regulator — protein: MEMIIKDINTKEILLEKRYQTLYSETANLDKCKTIRIQNDIVENKVTEYYNQNSILIFGMMNIKKDISIEMYTDEPFYEMHFCLNGRSAFNSTYNNVKFNKNQHNLYLQKELQGTFKQNENSNEYLEVLFPQEHVDSLVNQYEGLIPSINKTNNQLFQNNAVVNTEIKTVLTEIYNTNRTGVMKQLYLDVKSKELLLLQFEQYIRLKSNKGLTKISLSDKQKLAEAKEHIEQNYQDPLSLSELALEVGLNDYKLKKGFKEVYNTTVFGYVYQLRMEYAHKLLRNTTIPIKEIAHYCGYEHVQHFTSAFKRMYQTTPAKYREA